Proteins from one Salmonella bongori NCTC 12419 genomic window:
- a CDS encoding sigma 54-interacting transcriptional regulator, which yields MRKEALLAFLMNQTDFFDPENISEVFTARYLAQRFHMQRNTASHYLNQLVAQGVLCKINTRPVYFLHKQAFSQQFFTLSRNEYASVAELLAHGEQEGVADDHFSLLIGHNESLKRPIEQLKTALFYPDGGLPLLITGESGTGKSYLAQLMHEYAITQALLPPDAPFVSFNCAQYASNPELLAANLFGYVKGAFTGAQSDRPGAFESAHGGMLFLDEVHRLSAEGQEKLFTWLDRGEIYRVGDTAQGHPVSVRLVFATTEEIHSTFLTTFLRRIPIQVNLPDLQHRSRQEKEALILLFFWTEAKKLSATLNLRPRLLQILNQYVYRGNIGELKNVVKYAVATAWAKKPGQETVIVSLHDLPDTMLSALPSLNEPLADEAPVSITPDTNLTWLLHTRDEMQGMIHDTQCHVLALYELVRSGKEEWETVQKRMGDDIETLFDRLIFTGDDNVHSQRLLLITSQVREEFYRLEKRFNMQLNGNCIYALSHYLIHRTVQAPSRLNSEQIRQLDAFLAQQYPLLYSFCLQILETLSQKLDLEPKRIDILLLVLWLHKQGIKSQKQVTHAVILAHGYATASSIANVANRLLKNTIFESFDMPLDVTPEAIAQQVMRYLEGHPLASGLMILVDMGSLKAIHQHFDRVLSTPVTIINNVSTSMALYVGERILQGHFIEEIARDIARDVPVEYQLYWPKSNKPRAILTTCATGIGVATNLCSLLSASIPQALEIDVVACDYAMLASNKIQEPVFIRYDVLAIVGTLDPHIASVPWISLDSLISGEGNQYLMRLFGSLTTPEQVAEINNLLLKNFSLRRVIESVTILDTNKVINHVEQFLLYYEHLAGVTVSNERKVALYVHISCLIERLIRHACITTYSGQQCPEQELNRLRQAFSVIESNYSVKIPTAELGYIHNILTFETEFIEQDQQF from the coding sequence GTACTTTGCAAAATCAACACGCGTCCCGTCTATTTCCTGCATAAGCAGGCATTTAGCCAACAGTTTTTTACCCTTTCGCGTAATGAATACGCCAGCGTCGCGGAGTTGTTAGCGCACGGGGAACAGGAGGGCGTGGCGGACGATCACTTTTCTCTGCTGATTGGCCATAACGAAAGCCTGAAACGCCCGATTGAGCAACTGAAAACCGCGTTGTTTTATCCCGATGGCGGGCTGCCTTTGCTAATAACCGGGGAAAGCGGCACCGGGAAAAGTTATCTGGCGCAACTCATGCATGAATATGCCATTACCCAGGCGCTCTTGCCGCCGGATGCGCCGTTTGTCAGTTTTAACTGCGCCCAGTATGCGAGCAACCCTGAACTGCTGGCGGCGAATCTTTTTGGTTATGTGAAGGGCGCGTTTACCGGTGCACAAAGTGACCGGCCGGGCGCGTTCGAGTCGGCTCACGGCGGTATGTTATTTCTGGATGAAGTCCACCGGCTGAGCGCTGAAGGGCAGGAGAAGCTCTTTACCTGGCTCGATCGCGGTGAAATTTATCGCGTGGGCGATACCGCGCAGGGACATCCGGTTTCTGTCCGTCTGGTCTTTGCGACGACCGAAGAGATACACAGTACCTTTTTAACGACCTTTTTGCGGCGCATCCCGATTCAGGTCAACCTGCCGGATCTCCAGCATCGCAGCCGTCAGGAAAAAGAGGCGCTGATCTTATTGTTTTTCTGGACGGAGGCGAAAAAACTCTCGGCCACGCTTAACCTCAGGCCGCGTTTGTTGCAGATCCTCAATCAGTATGTTTATCGCGGCAACATCGGCGAACTGAAAAATGTGGTGAAGTATGCGGTGGCGACGGCCTGGGCGAAAAAGCCTGGGCAGGAGACCGTTATCGTGTCTCTGCACGATCTGCCGGATACCATGCTGTCAGCATTACCGTCGCTGAATGAACCACTGGCGGATGAGGCGCCGGTGAGCATTACACCCGATACGAACCTCACCTGGCTATTACACACCCGCGACGAGATGCAGGGCATGATCCATGATACACAGTGTCATGTGCTGGCGCTGTACGAGTTGGTGCGTAGCGGAAAGGAGGAGTGGGAGACAGTACAAAAAAGAATGGGCGATGATATCGAAACCCTCTTCGATCGCCTGATTTTCACCGGCGACGATAATGTGCATTCACAGCGCTTGCTGCTGATTACAAGTCAGGTGCGTGAAGAATTTTACCGCCTGGAGAAGCGCTTTAATATGCAGCTTAACGGCAATTGCATTTACGCGCTTAGCCATTATTTAATCCATCGCACCGTACAGGCACCTTCTCGTCTCAATAGCGAGCAGATCCGTCAACTGGATGCCTTTCTCGCTCAACAATATCCGTTACTGTACAGTTTTTGTTTACAGATCCTTGAGACGCTGAGCCAGAAGCTGGATCTGGAGCCGAAACGAATCGATATTCTGCTGCTGGTGCTATGGCTGCATAAACAGGGCATTAAAAGCCAAAAACAGGTGACGCATGCGGTGATTCTGGCGCATGGCTATGCCACCGCCAGCAGTATCGCCAACGTCGCGAACCGGTTACTGAAAAATACGATTTTTGAATCGTTCGATATGCCGCTGGACGTCACGCCGGAGGCAATAGCGCAACAGGTGATGCGCTATCTGGAAGGGCATCCACTCGCCTCCGGCCTGATGATTCTGGTGGATATGGGATCGCTCAAGGCCATTCATCAGCATTTTGACCGTGTGCTTTCCACGCCGGTGACGATTATTAACAACGTCTCGACCAGCATGGCGCTGTATGTGGGCGAGCGCATTTTACAGGGGCATTTTATTGAAGAGATTGCCCGCGACATCGCCCGTGACGTGCCGGTTGAGTACCAGCTTTATTGGCCGAAAAGCAACAAACCGCGCGCGATCCTGACCACCTGCGCGACCGGGATCGGCGTGGCGACCAACCTTTGTTCATTGCTGAGCGCCAGTATTCCGCAGGCGCTGGAGATTGACGTTGTCGCTTGTGATTATGCGATGCTGGCGAGCAATAAAATTCAGGAGCCGGTTTTTATTCGCTATGACGTACTGGCGATTGTCGGTACGCTGGACCCGCACATCGCCAGTGTGCCGTGGATTTCGCTCGACTCGCTGATTTCCGGCGAGGGGAACCAGTACCTGATGCGGCTGTTTGGTTCGCTGACTACGCCGGAACAGGTAGCGGAAATCAATAATCTGCTATTAAAAAACTTCTCGTTGCGACGGGTGATCGAATCCGTCACCATCCTCGATACCAACAAAGTTATCAACCACGTTGAGCAATTTCTGTTGTATTACGAACATCTGGCGGGCGTTACTGTCTCGAATGAAAGAAAGGTGGCGCTCTATGTGCATATTAGTTGCCTGATTGAGCGTCTGATCCGTCATGCGTGCATTACGACTTATAGTGGGCAACAGTGTCCGGAACAGGAACTGAATCGGCTACGGCAGGCGTTTAGTGTCATTGAGAGTAACTACAGTGTCAAAATCCCCACAGCCGAGCTCGGCTATATCCATAATATCCTGACCTTCGAAACAGAATTTATCGAACAAGATCAACAGTTTTAG
- a CDS encoding PTS sugar transporter subunit IIA yields the protein MKRHYIFASHGTLASGILNSVELILGKRPHVWTLCAYVEEGVDLSQQVDTLLAQIPPEDEIIALTDIFAGSVNNEFIRYLSRANFHLLAGINLPLIIELFMAENDGATTHTIITALEDSKENIQYCNRTITSAMHSDKDF from the coding sequence ATGAAGAGACATTATATATTTGCCAGCCACGGCACGCTGGCCAGCGGGATTTTAAACTCTGTGGAACTGATTTTAGGCAAACGGCCACATGTATGGACGCTGTGCGCTTATGTTGAAGAGGGCGTGGATTTAAGCCAGCAGGTGGATACGTTACTCGCGCAGATCCCGCCGGAAGATGAAATTATTGCGCTGACCGATATCTTTGCCGGCAGTGTAAATAATGAATTCATCCGTTATTTATCCCGCGCCAATTTTCATCTGTTGGCGGGTATTAACCTGCCGCTAATTATCGAACTCTTTATGGCGGAAAATGATGGCGCTACAACGCATACCATTATTACGGCGCTGGAGGATTCAAAAGAAAATATTCAGTACTGCAATCGAACTATCACCAGCGCTATGCACAGCGATAAAGATTTTTAA
- a CDS encoding PTS sugar transporter subunit IIB, translating to MIVFLRVDHRLLHGQVAFSWTQYVGADCILIANDSVPNDDLRKTTIKMAKPPAVKLVIKNIDDSIEAIKSGVTDKYKLFIVVESVADAYRLARELPEIKSINLGGTKVREGSQNIAKAINLLADEMTQLRELAAGGVEIEIRLVPNDRKQLFA from the coding sequence ATGATTGTTTTTTTACGGGTGGATCACCGTTTATTACATGGCCAGGTCGCCTTTTCCTGGACGCAGTACGTTGGCGCAGACTGTATTTTAATTGCCAACGACAGCGTACCTAATGATGACCTGCGTAAAACCACCATTAAAATGGCGAAGCCGCCCGCGGTAAAGCTGGTTATTAAAAATATTGACGACTCGATTGAAGCAATAAAAAGCGGTGTGACCGATAAGTACAAGCTTTTTATTGTCGTTGAATCCGTGGCGGATGCGTATCGCCTGGCGCGCGAATTACCCGAGATTAAAAGTATTAATTTAGGCGGTACAAAGGTTCGGGAAGGTAGCCAGAATATCGCTAAAGCCATCAATCTGTTAGCAGATGAAATGACTCAACTTCGGGAGCTGGCGGCTGGCGGAGTAGAGATAGAAATTCGGCTGGTGCCTAACGATCGTAAACAACTTTTTGCCTGA
- a CDS encoding PTS mannose/fructose/sorbose/N-acetylgalactosamine transporter subunit IIC, whose translation MVEALLLGLVAFIAQSEYALGTSLISRPIVTGLLTGLVLGDMETGIVMGATLELAFIGSFSVGASLPPDVVTGGILGVAFAINSGAGTETALLLGLPIATLALIVKNIYNGMFIPLLCHKADAYAEVGDTRGIERMHLISGIGLSLTLGIIVTVSYLAGVNMVKGFLDAIPEFIKHGLSVATGIIPALGFAMLARLLINKKVAPYFFLGFVLMAYLKIPVTGIAILGAIVAVVMVNMPKFAASQPAPAQGASHDDEDDF comes from the coding sequence ATGGTAGAGGCGCTTTTACTTGGACTGGTGGCGTTTATCGCCCAGTCTGAATATGCATTAGGGACGTCGCTGATTTCCAGACCTATCGTGACCGGACTCTTAACCGGGTTGGTGTTGGGTGACATGGAAACGGGAATTGTGATGGGCGCGACGCTGGAGCTGGCGTTTATTGGTTCCTTTTCGGTGGGGGCATCACTGCCGCCGGATGTGGTTACCGGCGGTATTTTAGGCGTGGCGTTTGCGATTAATTCCGGTGCCGGGACAGAAACGGCGCTGTTATTAGGTTTGCCTATCGCGACACTGGCGTTAATTGTGAAAAATATCTATAACGGAATGTTTATTCCGTTGCTCTGTCATAAAGCCGATGCTTACGCTGAGGTGGGGGATACCCGGGGCATTGAGCGTATGCATTTAATCTCCGGCATTGGGCTGTCGCTGACGCTGGGGATTATCGTCACGGTCTCTTATTTAGCGGGCGTGAATATGGTTAAAGGTTTTCTGGATGCCATTCCGGAATTTATTAAACATGGATTAAGCGTTGCCACCGGTATTATTCCCGCGCTGGGTTTTGCCATGCTGGCACGCTTATTAATTAATAAAAAGGTCGCCCCCTATTTTTTCCTCGGCTTTGTGTTAATGGCGTATTTAAAAATTCCGGTGACGGGTATTGCGATTCTCGGTGCGATCGTCGCCGTCGTGATGGTCAATATGCCGAAATTTGCGGCTTCGCAACCGGCACCCGCACAAGGAGCGTCTCATGACGATGAAGATGATTTCTGA
- a CDS encoding PTS system mannose/fructose/sorbose family transporter subunit IID — translation MTMKMISDKDRQQAETTGQVTARDLRRVFWRSFQMEFSWNYERQMNLAFVYTLIPVLKKLYSRKEDLAEALKRHLAFFNTTPHIVTLILGITVAMEEKNSQQKEMDASSIDNVKASLMGPLAGIGDSFFWGTLRLIATGIGTSLALKGNILGPILFLLVFNVPHILARWFFTRWGYVLGTGVLQRIQQSGMMESLTYGASIIGLMVVGAMTASMIDITIPITFGTGEAKTHVQDIINDIMPCLLPLMSFAIVYWLLGKKVKPLTIIGGIALVGIFGSWVGLF, via the coding sequence ATGACGATGAAGATGATTTCTGATAAAGACCGCCAGCAGGCGGAAACCACAGGCCAGGTTACGGCGCGTGATTTACGGCGTGTCTTCTGGCGGTCATTTCAGATGGAGTTTTCCTGGAACTATGAGCGGCAAATGAATCTGGCATTCGTCTATACGCTTATCCCGGTACTAAAGAAACTGTATAGCCGAAAAGAAGATCTTGCCGAAGCGTTAAAACGCCATCTGGCTTTCTTTAATACCACGCCGCACATTGTGACGTTGATCCTCGGTATTACCGTGGCGATGGAGGAAAAAAACAGCCAGCAGAAAGAGATGGACGCCAGTTCTATCGATAACGTCAAAGCGTCGTTAATGGGGCCGCTGGCGGGTATTGGCGACTCTTTTTTCTGGGGGACGTTGCGTCTGATCGCCACCGGCATCGGTACCAGCCTGGCGCTGAAAGGCAATATCCTGGGGCCGATTTTATTTCTGCTGGTGTTTAACGTTCCGCATATTCTGGCCCGCTGGTTCTTTACTCGCTGGGGCTATGTGCTGGGAACCGGCGTGCTACAACGCATTCAACAGAGTGGAATGATGGAGAGCTTGACCTATGGCGCATCGATTATCGGTCTGATGGTGGTTGGTGCGATGACTGCCTCGATGATTGATATCACCATTCCCATTACGTTTGGTACGGGAGAGGCGAAAACGCACGTTCAGGACATTATTAACGACATCATGCCTTGTCTGCTGCCGTTAATGAGTTTCGCCATTGTGTACTGGCTGTTAGGGAAAAAAGTGAAACCGTTAACCATTATTGGCGGTATTGCGCTGGTGGGTATTTTCGGCTCCTGGGTAGGGTTATTTTAA
- a CDS encoding SIS domain-containing protein, producing MSPTMLTYINEESDVLATIIRRHHQSLEAVSRFASQKPLRRILILATGSSLNAAFCARYFFEHCGIIINIKEPYTFSQYENIDPQADMVIAISQSGKSASTLEAMRKVQAQGRPVFALTSDPQSPLGKASDYPLDILTGIESVGFVTRGFSATVLNLLLIALLIARPQQRLTESQAGAYLTQLQRIAAALPQVIERTEAFIRQHQSVLQNGTRFVATGYGALVGVAKEFETKFTETVRVPSSGFELEAYMHGPYLEASAEHVMFFFEDQPDARSRALREYMTPAVARTFTLTLAKAAQDDQTLALDVAVDHHLSPLLLIVPVQLMAFRIASLKGIDLSVRIFDDFDRVLKSKI from the coding sequence ATGTCACCAACCATGCTGACTTATATCAACGAAGAGTCTGACGTCCTGGCGACGATTATTCGCCGCCATCACCAGTCACTGGAAGCGGTATCCCGATTCGCCAGTCAAAAACCGTTGCGGCGAATCCTGATATTAGCCACCGGCTCGTCGTTAAATGCCGCCTTTTGCGCGCGCTATTTTTTTGAACACTGCGGCATCATTATCAATATTAAAGAGCCATACACTTTTAGCCAGTATGAAAATATCGACCCGCAAGCCGATATGGTGATCGCTATTTCCCAGAGCGGGAAAAGTGCTTCCACCCTGGAGGCGATGCGTAAAGTTCAGGCGCAGGGACGTCCGGTATTTGCTCTGACGTCCGATCCGCAGAGCCCGCTTGGCAAGGCCAGCGATTATCCGCTGGATATCCTGACCGGGATTGAGTCCGTCGGGTTTGTTACCCGTGGATTTAGTGCGACAGTACTCAATCTGTTGCTTATCGCGTTGCTCATTGCCCGCCCGCAGCAGCGACTGACGGAATCGCAGGCCGGGGCGTATTTGACGCAGCTTCAGCGCATTGCGGCGGCACTCCCGCAGGTTATCGAGCGTACGGAAGCGTTTATTCGCCAGCACCAGTCCGTTTTACAAAACGGGACGCGTTTTGTGGCGACAGGCTACGGCGCGCTGGTCGGCGTGGCAAAAGAGTTTGAAACCAAATTTACCGAGACGGTACGCGTTCCCTCAAGCGGATTTGAGCTGGAAGCCTATATGCACGGCCCGTATCTGGAGGCCAGTGCAGAACATGTGATGTTCTTCTTCGAGGACCAGCCCGATGCGCGTTCCAGGGCGCTTCGGGAGTACATGACGCCAGCGGTCGCCAGAACCTTTACCCTCACGCTGGCGAAGGCGGCGCAGGATGACCAGACGCTCGCGCTGGACGTGGCAGTTGATCACCATTTGTCGCCATTGCTGTTGATTGTGCCGGTACAGCTTATGGCGTTTCGCATCGCCTCACTGAAAGGTATCGATCTTTCCGTGCGTATTTTTGACGATTTCGATCGCGTTTTAAAAAGTAAAATCTGA
- a CDS encoding SIS domain-containing protein, with protein sequence MLGFNQDEYLTSAREIIAARQTAEQVADEIYQDGFSSLFFASVGGSLAPMMAINEFAKELTTLPVYVEQAAELIHKGNKRLNKDSVVVTLSKSGDTKESVAIAEWCKAQGIRVVAMTKNADSPLAQAATWHIPMRHKNGVEYEYMLLYWLFFRVLSRNNEFARYDHFASQLETLPASLLNAKQKFDPHADAIASRYFNSDYMMWVGGAEMWGEVYLFSMCILEEMQWKRTRPVSSAEFFHGALELLEKDVPLILVKGEGRCRALDERVERFASKITENLVVIDPQAYALDGVDEEFRWIMAPCVVSTLLVDRLAAHFEKYTGHSLDIRRYYRQFEY encoded by the coding sequence ATGTTGGGTTTTAATCAGGACGAGTACCTGACGAGTGCTCGTGAGATCATTGCTGCGCGCCAGACGGCAGAACAGGTTGCTGACGAGATTTATCAGGACGGGTTCAGTTCTTTATTTTTCGCCTCTGTTGGCGGTTCACTGGCGCCAATGATGGCAATTAATGAATTTGCCAAAGAATTAACGACGTTGCCGGTTTATGTTGAGCAGGCGGCAGAGCTCATTCATAAAGGAAATAAGCGGCTGAATAAAGACTCCGTGGTTGTTACGCTGTCTAAATCCGGCGATACCAAAGAATCGGTGGCGATCGCCGAGTGGTGTAAAGCGCAGGGAATACGCGTGGTCGCAATGACCAAAAATGCGGATTCTCCGCTGGCGCAGGCGGCGACCTGGCATATTCCGATGCGCCACAAAAATGGCGTGGAATATGAATATATGCTGCTGTACTGGCTGTTTTTCCGCGTGCTGTCGCGCAATAACGAATTTGCCCGGTATGATCATTTTGCCAGCCAGCTGGAAACGCTGCCAGCGAGTCTGCTTAACGCCAAACAAAAATTCGACCCGCACGCGGACGCTATCGCCAGCCGTTATTTCAATAGCGACTATATGATGTGGGTTGGCGGCGCGGAGATGTGGGGTGAAGTCTATCTGTTCTCCATGTGCATTCTGGAAGAAATGCAGTGGAAGCGTACGCGTCCCGTCAGTTCTGCGGAGTTTTTCCACGGCGCTCTGGAGCTGCTGGAAAAAGACGTCCCGCTCATTCTGGTTAAAGGTGAAGGGAGATGCCGCGCGCTGGATGAACGCGTTGAGCGTTTTGCCAGTAAAATTACCGAAAATCTGGTGGTGATAGACCCACAAGCGTACGCGCTGGACGGCGTTGATGAAGAATTCCGCTGGATTATGGCGCCGTGTGTGGTGTCGACGTTGCTCGTTGATCGGCTGGCGGCGCACTTCGAGAAATATACCGGCCATAGTCTGGATATTCGCCGTTACTACCGGCAGTTTGAGTATTAA
- the opgB gene encoding phosphatidylglycerol--membrane-oligosaccharide glycerophosphotransferase: MSELLSVALFLASVLIYAWKAGRNTWWFAATLTVLGLFVILNITLYASDYFTGDGINDAVLYTLTNSLTGAGIGKYILPGVGIVLALVAVFGALGWILRRRRHHPHHVGYSLLALLLALGSVDASPAFRQITELVKSQTRDGDPDFATYYKEPAKTIPNPKLNLVYIYGESLERTYFDNETFPNLTPELGALKNTGLDFSHTMQLPGTDYTIAGMVASQCGIPLFAPFEGNASASVSSFFPQNICLGDILKNSGYQNYFVQGANLRFAGKDVFLKSHGFDHLYGADELKTVVADPSYRNDWGFYDDTVLNEAWKKFEELSRSGQRFSLFTLTVDTHHPDGFISRTCNRKRYDYDGKPNQSFSAVSCSQENIAEFINKIKASPWFKETVIVVSSDHLAMNNTAWKYLNKQDRNNLFFILRGDKPQQETLAVKRNTMDNGATVLDILGGDNFIGLGRSSLSGQSLSEVFLNSKEKILAMKPDIIRLWNFPKEMKAFTIDRDKNMIAFSGSHFRLPLLLRVSDKRVEPLPESEYSAPLRFQLADFAPRDNFVWIDRCYKMAQLWAPALALSTDWCVSQGQLGGQQIVQHVDKAQWKGKTAFKDTIIDMQRYKGNVDTLKIVDNDIRYKADSFIFNVAGAPEEVKQFSGISRPESWGRWSNAQLGDEVKIEYKAPLPKKFDLVITAKAYGDNANKPIPVRVGNEEQTLVLGNDVSTTTLHFENPGNADTLVIVPPEPIATNEGNILGHSPRKLGIGMVEIKVVNAES, translated from the coding sequence TTGTCCGAGTTACTCTCCGTCGCTCTGTTTCTCGCTTCTGTGCTGATATATGCCTGGAAGGCGGGCCGTAACACCTGGTGGTTTGCCGCCACGCTCACGGTGCTGGGGCTTTTTGTCATTCTGAATATCACTCTCTATGCCAGCGACTATTTTACCGGGGACGGTATCAACGACGCGGTGCTTTATACGCTCACCAATAGCCTGACGGGAGCGGGAATCGGCAAATATATTCTGCCGGGAGTCGGTATTGTCCTTGCGTTAGTCGCCGTGTTCGGCGCGCTGGGATGGATACTACGTCGCCGCCGTCACCATCCTCATCATGTCGGTTATAGTCTTCTAGCGTTACTGCTGGCGTTAGGTTCGGTTGATGCCAGTCCTGCGTTTCGCCAGATAACAGAGCTGGTAAAATCACAAACGCGCGATGGCGATCCGGATTTTGCTACCTATTATAAAGAACCGGCAAAAACCATTCCTAATCCGAAGCTCAATCTGGTCTATATCTACGGCGAGAGTCTGGAGCGAACCTATTTTGATAATGAAACCTTCCCCAATCTCACGCCGGAATTGGGTGCGCTGAAAAACACGGGACTCGATTTCAGCCATACCATGCAACTGCCGGGAACAGACTATACCATTGCGGGGATGGTGGCTTCCCAGTGCGGTATTCCGTTGTTTGCGCCATTTGAAGGCAATGCTTCAGCGTCGGTGTCCAGTTTCTTCCCGCAGAATATCTGTCTGGGTGACATACTGAAAAATTCCGGCTACCAGAACTATTTCGTGCAGGGTGCTAATCTGCGGTTCGCCGGGAAAGACGTGTTCCTGAAATCGCACGGGTTTGATCATCTCTACGGTGCCGACGAGTTAAAAACGGTGGTAGCAGACCCGTCTTATCGAAATGACTGGGGCTTCTACGACGATACGGTGCTCAACGAGGCATGGAAGAAATTTGAAGAACTTTCCCGCTCCGGTCAGCGGTTCTCGCTGTTTACGCTAACCGTGGATACTCACCATCCGGATGGGTTTATCTCGCGCACCTGCAACCGTAAACGTTACGATTACGACGGCAAGCCTAACCAGTCTTTTAGCGCCGTAAGCTGTAGCCAGGAAAACATCGCTGAGTTTATCAATAAAATCAAAGCGTCGCCGTGGTTTAAAGAGACTGTCATCGTGGTCTCTTCCGACCATCTGGCAATGAATAATACGGCCTGGAAATACCTGAATAAGCAGGATCGCAACAACCTCTTTTTTATTCTGCGCGGCGATAAACCGCAGCAGGAGACGCTGGCGGTCAAACGCAACACGATGGATAACGGCGCAACAGTGCTGGATATCCTCGGCGGCGATAATTTTATCGGTCTGGGACGCAGTAGCCTTTCCGGACAGTCGCTGTCGGAAGTATTCCTGAACAGCAAAGAGAAGATACTGGCGATGAAACCGGATATCATCCGGCTGTGGAATTTCCCGAAAGAGATGAAAGCGTTCACTATCGATCGGGACAAGAACATGATCGCGTTTTCCGGCAGCCACTTCCGCCTGCCGCTGCTACTGCGCGTTTCGGATAAACGCGTCGAACCATTGCCGGAAAGTGAGTACTCCGCCCCGCTTCGCTTCCAGCTTGCCGATTTCGCCCCGCGCGATAATTTTGTCTGGATCGATCGCTGCTATAAGATGGCGCAGCTATGGGCGCCCGCACTGGCGCTGTCCACCGATTGGTGCGTTTCACAGGGGCAGCTTGGTGGGCAACAGATCGTTCAGCACGTTGATAAAGCGCAGTGGAAAGGCAAAACCGCGTTTAAAGATACGATAATTGATATGCAGCGCTACAAAGGCAACGTCGATACGCTGAAAATTGTTGATAACGACATCCGTTACAAAGCTGACAGCTTCATTTTTAACGTGGCAGGCGCGCCGGAAGAGGTCAAACAATTTAGCGGCATATCGCGCCCGGAATCGTGGGGACGCTGGTCAAACGCGCAGTTAGGCGATGAAGTCAAAATCGAATATAAAGCGCCGTTGCCGAAAAAGTTTGATCTGGTGATCACCGCCAAAGCCTACGGTGATAACGCCAACAAGCCGATCCCCGTTCGCGTCGGTAACGAGGAGCAAACGCTGGTGTTAGGAAATGATGTTAGTACCACCACACTGCACTTCGAAAACCCCGGCAATGCCGACACGCTGGTGATAGTACCGCCAGAGCCGATAGCGACCAACGAGGGTAACATCCTCGGACACTCACCGCGTAAACTCGGTATCGGCATGGTGGAAATCAAAGTCGTGAACGCGGAAAGTTAA
- a CDS encoding DUF2501 domain-containing protein, which translates to MKTTKYFLCGAAIASALISTSGIAASWQDSLSSAASQLSAQQGGTSLSSLTSLLNGGTQSLSADNMNNAAGILQYCAKQKLASATNAENVKDQILNKLGLDTAQQKQDTNYLDGLQGLLKTKDGQQLNLNNIGSTPLAEKVKTKACDLVLQQGLNFLS; encoded by the coding sequence ATGAAAACAACAAAATATTTTCTGTGCGGCGCGGCAATCGCCAGTGCACTGATTTCCACCAGCGGCATCGCCGCCTCCTGGCAGGATTCGCTTTCCAGCGCCGCGAGCCAGTTAAGCGCTCAGCAGGGTGGAACGTCGCTTTCTTCGTTAACCAGCCTGCTTAACGGCGGCACCCAGTCGCTCAGCGCCGATAATATGAATAATGCTGCGGGTATTTTGCAGTACTGCGCCAAACAAAAACTGGCGTCCGCCACCAATGCGGAGAATGTTAAGGATCAGATTCTGAATAAGCTGGGGTTAGATACCGCGCAACAGAAGCAGGACACTAACTACCTGGACGGCCTGCAAGGGCTGCTCAAAACGAAAGACGGCCAGCAGTTGAACCTTAATAATATCGGCAGTACGCCGCTGGCGGAAAAGGTGAAAACCAAAGCCTGTGATCTTGTGTTGCAGCAGGGGCTAAATTTCCTCTCCTGA